A portion of the Bubalus kerabau isolate K-KA32 ecotype Philippines breed swamp buffalo chromosome 1, PCC_UOA_SB_1v2, whole genome shotgun sequence genome contains these proteins:
- the PCDHB1 gene encoding protocadherin beta-1, whose amino-acid sequence MATACRKLLQSRQVETLLLFLCLSVGGAATIRYSVAEEMESGSFVANVAKDLGLEVGKLAARGARLVSEGNKLHFRLHRKTGDLFVKEKLDRESLCGKADPCVLHFEVVLVEPLQSFRVEVRVFDINDNAPVFLNKEPLLRIPESTPLGSRFPLQSAQDLDVGLNGLQNYTLSANAYFHLHTRFRSNGPKYAELVLDKPLDREEQPEVNMTITAVDGGSPPKSGTAHIRVEVLDVNDHVPQFSRLVYRAQVPENSANGSLVATVTATDLDEGSNKEITYSLAQNPEVILQTFQIHSETGEVRLRGPLDFEAIETYDIDIQATDGGGLSAHSKVLVEVVDVNDNPPEVTVSSVSSPLPEDSPLQTVVALFSIRDRDIRVGGKITCFVKEDFPFAVKPTFRNSYSLVTDRGLDREAVSGYNITLVAMDTGPPTLSSETVIEVLISDINDNPPVFQEDSYILTVRENNSPAVFIGKVLAEDLDLGENAKVTYSLLPPKSGDLSVFAYISINSDNGKLYALRTMDYEAIQHFQFVVKATDGGFLSLSSQVTVRVVVLDDNDNRPMILYPLQNGTLPCNDLVPRSAEAGYLVTKVVAVDGDSGQNSWLSYHLFKATDLGLFSVQQQNGEIRTLRQVSERDPMMQKLVILVQDHGQPALSTTASLNILLVDGFSEPYLQFRDTFKHPTTVNPSTKYLVISLAVLSFLFLLSVTVIFIIHICQKIKHREKFTIQEHFYDDCNFSNNLVQGGASGPVLQPCPYEMCSATGTSNSEFRFLKRFMPNFPFPHGNGEAKTEASSRLPPDSDRNRPRGSEGHAQVSDDYM is encoded by the coding sequence ATGGCGACTGCATGCAGAAAACTCCTGCAAAGCAGGCAAGTGGAAACTCTTCTCCTTTTTCTGTGCTTATCTGTGGGGGGTGCAGCAACCATTCGCTATTCGGTGGCAGAGGAGATGGAGAGCGGTTCATTTGTAGCTAATGTGGCTAAGGACCTGGGGCTGGAGGTAGGGAAGCTGGCTGCGCGCGGGGCGCGGCTCGTTTCCGAGGGCAATAAACTGCATTTCCGGCTCCACCGCAAAACAGGGGATCTGTTCGTGAAGGAGAAACTGGATCGGGAGTCACTCTGTGGCAAAGCCGACCCATGCGTTCTGCACTTTGAAGTAGTCCTGGTGGAGCCACTGCAGTCCTTTCGCGTGGAGGTCAGGGTATTTGATATCAATGACAATGCCCCGGTTTTCCTAAACAAGGAGCCTCTTTTAAGGATTCCGGAGAGCACCCCCCTGGGTTCACGGTTTCCTCTGCAGAGCGCCCAGGATCTGGACGTCGGCCTCAACGGTCTCCAAAACTACACCCTAAGCGCCAATGCGTATTTCCACCTGCACACCCGCTTCCGCAGCAACGGGCCCAAATATGCCGAACTAGTGCTGGATAAACCCCTGGATAGAGAGGAGCAGCCGGAAGTCAACATGACAATCACAGCTGTGGACGGAGGGTCTCCACCCAAGTCTGGCACCGCCCACATCCGGGTGGAGGTTCTGGACGTCAATGATCACGTGCCCCAATTCTCTCGACTGGTGTACCGCGCTCAGGTACCGGAAAATAGCGCCAACGGTTCCCTGGTGGCTACGGTGACTGCTACAGACCTGGACGAGGGCTCCAACAAAGAGATAACTTACTCTTTAGCTCAAAACCCAGAAGTAATTCTCCAGACATTTCAGATTCACTCTGAAACTGGAGAGGTTCGACTAAGAGGGCCCCTAGATTTTGAAGCGATTGAAACATACGACATTGACATTCAAGCTACCGATGGAGGAGGCCTCTCTGCCCACAGCAAAGTCCTGGTGGAAGTGGTGGATGTTAATGACAATCCTCCTGAAGTTACAGTCTCCTCTGTATCCAGCCCTCTCCCTGAGGACTCTCCACTACAGACTGTCGTGGCCCTTTTCTCTATCCGAGACCGGGACATTCGAGTGGGAGGAAAAATCACCTGCTTCGTCAAAGAAGACTTTCCCTTTGCAGTCAAACCTACATTCCGGAACTCCTACTCACTGGTCACTGACAGAGGCTTGGATCGGGAGGCGGTCTCTGGCTATAATATCACCCTTGTTGCCATGGATACTGGACCACCCACTCTGTCCTCGGAGACTGTGATAGAGGTGCTAATATCAGACATTAATGACAACCCCCCAGTATTTCAAGAAGATTCCTACATCTTGACTGTTAGAGAAAACAACAGCCCTGCAGTTTTTATTGGCAAAGTCCTTGCTGAGGATCTAGATTTGGGTGAGAATGCCAAAGTAACGTATTCCCTGTTGCCTCCAAAAAGTGGAGATCTATCAGTCTTTGCTTACATCTCCATAAATTCAGACAATGGGAAACTCTATGCACTGAGAACGATGGATTATGAGGCCATTCAACATTTTCAGTTTGTGGTAAAGGCAACTGATGGGGGCTTCCTGTCACTGAGTAGCCAGGTTACTGTCAGAGTGGTTGTCCTGGATGACAATGATAACCGTCCAATGATCCTGTACCCATTGCAAAATGGCACTTTGCCCTGCAATGACCTGGTGCCCAGGTCGGCAGAGGCAGGCTACCTGGTGACCAAGGTGGTGGCAGTGGATGGTGACTCGGGTCAGAATTCTTGGCTTTCATATCATCTATTTAAAGCCACTGACCTTGGGTTATTCTCTGTTCAGCAACAAAATGGGGAAATCCGTACATTGCGGCAGGTATCTGAGAGAGATCCCATGATGCAGAAACTGGTCATCCTTGTTCAGGATCATGGCCAACCAGCTCTTTCTACGACCGCCTCACTTAACATTCTCCTGGTAGATGGCTTTTCTGAGCCCTATCTGCAGTTTCGGGATACATTTAAGCATCCTACAACGGTAAATCCATCCACTAAATATTTAGTCATTTCTCTGGCtgtgctttcctttctctttctcctctctgtcACAGTGATCTTCATTATACATATCTGCCagaagattaaacacagagaaaagTTCACAATTCAAGAGCATTTCTATGATGACTGCAATTTCTCTAACAACCTGGTACAAGGAGGAGCCAGTGGACCAGTATTGCAGCCTTGTCCCTATGAGATGTGCTCAGCCACTGGCACTAGCAATAGTGAGTTCCGGTTTCTTAAGCGCTTTATGCCCAACTTCCCTTTCCCCCACGGAAATGGAGAGGCAAAAACAGAGGCCAGTTCCAGATTACCACCAGATTCTGATAGGAACAGGCCTAGGGGGTCAGAGGGCCATGCCCAAGTATCTGATGACTATATGTAA